Proteins found in one Promicromonospora sukumoe genomic segment:
- a CDS encoding Ig-like domain-containing protein, translating to MTLFSAGLLGFALLYDGEATADVDLNDSGVWVTQTAQGQLGRFNYEAKALDGVLLANSTSFDVEQDAQRVLLDSVSDFSASPVNPAQLSLDNTMKFPAGAQVAAGGATTAVYDGETGRTWVMPFDAATFDEKENKPTLTVGTGGTLAVGRDGTVHVAVPGDGKLYTVPTSTQGVAEDADESSLALAADAKIQVTAVGDQPVVLNQSTGSLVLPGGDSVQIEDGSQGMLQQPSGEADDVALATPTGLVTVALGGGDPVKHSFAGGTGGQPSAPVQLGGCLYGAWAGGQVIRECGDREDDVNQVLEGINPAANLVYRVNRNIIVLNDVANGSLWMAADEFEKVDDWKQTMPEDAEGEKTETEEATPEQVDQAVADRNRANRPPVAKPDTFGVRPGRTTVLNVLGNDSDLDGDVMVAAVKGEVEGDIRVDRVLGGAALQADVPDEATGTSTFTYQVDDGRGGSDQASVDVEVVPLEENNAPEQPGKPVLVVGQGSIGTIKVLPYFKDPDGDDMFLSSASTADPLDEVRFRPDGTVEFRDGGTVTGNKVVELVVSDALGMPYQGTLIIQVVAANVPPVAVQDHVTVLAGEPVTVDPLVNDFDPNGDDIRLTRVDDKQGAEITTSSTAQTFRFRSETPGSYDVTYEITDGPEPTMGLVRVDVVPPPDEAGAPVAVSDQVLLPAGGTALVDVLANDTDPAGGVLVVQGVSVPSDAPVSVSVLNHQILKVSEVKRLEGPVTISYTVANGTSTAKGQVRVVPIPAPAQLRPPEAGPDEATVHVGDVVTIPVLKNDNHPDGLELTLTDELQEAPPAEAGEAFVSEDTVRFRAGQEAGTYHAVYEVADANGQKDSAQVTINVLDAPENSAPQLPDIEARVLGNGVVRIPLPLDGTDPDGDHVTLSAISAAPSKGTATIVDGFIDYQAAEGSSGLDTFTYQVTDTRGAPAEGVVRVGIAPPPASNQEPQAIDDVTTVRPGRTVAVAALENDSDPDGDQISLVAKGFEGTGDLKPKAVEDDVVVTAPDDEGAYSFYYAIQDTFKAEASGAVTVNVDRNAPLLRPIAHDDVVTVDDVEGSTSVTVDVLANDVDPDGVAADLAVSVDPDLTGVTVTESNGIRVELTQDAQVITYTVTDMDGLEAKAFVRVPGDQARPHVKPGLEPLKATSGEPLTIDLAEYVVVRDGREPRITEEKTVKALEGSADVADHDTIVYTSELDYAGAASVSFEVTDGDGPDDADGLSAVLTLPIDVTPSTNMPPKVTGRPVLKVAAAEEADVDLSRYVTDPDKDPLTFDVKGAEGVTTTVSGAVVTGEVDASVPKGTFRELPMTVSDGKNPAVKTVLTVEVVPSTRQLAKTAQDVVLDAHQGEATTIPVLANDTNPFPDKPLKVVGAQRETGQGDVSFNESEVVVTPGADFTGVMTVRYRVQDATGDPDREVDGTAKLTVLGKPEAPRAPRVEEVRSETVVLSWDQPNNNGSDVTGYTLRTQNGQEHACKTTTCTFDGLKNNVKYTFTVTATNEVGESAPSPASRAVRPDAKPDQPAPPTLKFGDKKLTVSWKNKSYSDRSPIECVNLEISPAPSGVTQKTCQPGTSTTWSGLENGTAYTVRVQAKNKAPDPSDWSAPSAPETPAAPPAAPAVPTATRVDTAVGGQITVRWTAPANNGDAIDKYWLGVYTGGELVKAIDTIRTTEVVQELSTDSTYTFRVRAINKAGKGDASPFSNAVVPFGVPDVPGKPTAKLGSTTSGQANVSWNRVTEFRGAGAHYEVTANGEPNPPSAGNNATYVYKGLNNGTSYTFQVRACNADACSSWSSASNAVTPYGPPPVPKITATGEGGKVTFTWDARTENGRPTTARVTGSITSTSKSGTQSATAGAGQSRQACVEVTDSTGKKASACDSAAALTPKAWVTVGGGSGDCSSCRNWVLNWSGFDSGNHEAACWAGNTQKYDQDSPTYWHDIHPPHANTWSGSTKYAMNGSSGSRTLSCFMSSKYNGADVAFMVDGERYQVSTWNS from the coding sequence GCGTGAGCGACTTCTCGGCGAGCCCGGTGAACCCGGCGCAGCTGTCGCTGGACAACACGATGAAGTTCCCCGCGGGCGCGCAGGTCGCCGCGGGCGGCGCCACCACCGCGGTCTACGACGGCGAGACCGGTCGCACGTGGGTCATGCCGTTCGACGCGGCCACCTTCGACGAGAAGGAGAACAAGCCGACGCTCACGGTCGGCACGGGCGGCACGCTCGCGGTGGGCAGGGACGGCACCGTGCACGTGGCCGTGCCGGGCGACGGCAAGCTATACACGGTCCCGACCAGCACGCAGGGCGTCGCCGAGGACGCCGACGAGTCGTCGCTGGCCCTGGCCGCGGACGCCAAGATCCAGGTCACGGCGGTGGGCGACCAGCCCGTAGTGCTGAACCAGTCCACGGGCAGCCTGGTGCTGCCGGGCGGCGACTCCGTCCAGATCGAGGACGGCTCCCAGGGCATGCTGCAGCAGCCCTCCGGCGAGGCGGACGACGTCGCGCTCGCGACCCCCACGGGCCTGGTCACCGTGGCGCTGGGCGGGGGCGACCCGGTCAAGCACAGCTTCGCGGGCGGGACCGGCGGGCAGCCGTCGGCGCCCGTGCAGCTCGGCGGCTGCCTCTACGGCGCCTGGGCGGGCGGCCAGGTCATCCGCGAGTGCGGGGACCGGGAGGACGACGTGAACCAGGTGCTGGAGGGCATCAACCCCGCCGCGAACCTGGTCTACCGGGTCAACCGCAACATCATCGTCCTGAACGACGTCGCGAACGGCTCGCTGTGGATGGCCGCCGACGAGTTCGAGAAGGTGGACGACTGGAAGCAGACGATGCCCGAGGACGCCGAGGGCGAGAAGACCGAGACGGAGGAGGCGACCCCGGAGCAGGTCGACCAGGCCGTGGCCGACCGCAACCGGGCCAACCGCCCGCCCGTGGCGAAGCCCGACACGTTCGGCGTGCGGCCGGGCCGCACGACGGTGCTCAACGTGCTGGGCAACGACTCCGACCTGGACGGCGACGTCATGGTCGCGGCCGTCAAGGGCGAGGTCGAGGGCGACATCAGGGTCGACCGCGTGCTGGGCGGCGCCGCCCTGCAGGCCGACGTGCCCGACGAGGCGACCGGAACCTCCACCTTCACGTACCAGGTGGACGACGGCCGAGGCGGCAGCGACCAGGCGTCCGTGGACGTCGAGGTCGTGCCGCTGGAGGAGAACAACGCCCCCGAGCAGCCGGGCAAGCCGGTGCTCGTGGTGGGCCAGGGCAGCATCGGCACCATCAAGGTGCTGCCGTACTTCAAGGACCCCGACGGCGACGACATGTTCCTGTCCAGCGCCAGCACCGCCGACCCGCTGGACGAGGTGCGGTTCCGCCCGGACGGCACGGTCGAGTTCCGCGACGGCGGCACCGTGACGGGCAACAAGGTCGTCGAGCTCGTGGTGTCCGACGCCCTGGGCATGCCGTACCAGGGCACGCTGATCATCCAGGTGGTCGCGGCCAACGTGCCGCCGGTCGCTGTGCAGGACCACGTGACCGTGCTGGCCGGCGAGCCCGTGACGGTGGACCCGCTGGTCAACGACTTCGACCCCAACGGGGACGACATCCGCCTGACCCGGGTCGACGACAAGCAGGGCGCGGAGATCACGACCAGCTCGACCGCCCAGACGTTCCGGTTCCGCTCGGAGACCCCTGGCTCGTACGACGTGACCTACGAGATCACCGACGGCCCCGAGCCGACCATGGGCCTGGTGCGCGTCGACGTCGTGCCGCCGCCGGACGAGGCGGGTGCGCCCGTCGCGGTCTCCGACCAGGTGCTGCTCCCGGCGGGCGGCACGGCCCTCGTGGACGTGCTCGCCAACGACACCGACCCCGCGGGCGGCGTGCTCGTGGTGCAGGGGGTCAGCGTGCCGTCCGACGCACCCGTGAGCGTCTCGGTGCTCAACCACCAGATCCTCAAGGTCTCCGAGGTCAAGCGCCTGGAGGGGCCGGTCACGATCTCGTACACGGTCGCCAACGGCACGAGCACGGCCAAGGGGCAGGTGCGTGTGGTGCCGATCCCGGCGCCGGCCCAGCTCCGACCGCCGGAGGCGGGCCCGGACGAGGCGACCGTGCACGTGGGCGACGTCGTGACCATCCCGGTGCTGAAGAACGACAACCACCCGGACGGCCTGGAGCTCACCCTCACGGACGAGCTGCAGGAGGCGCCCCCGGCCGAGGCGGGCGAGGCCTTCGTCTCCGAGGACACCGTGCGGTTCCGGGCCGGCCAGGAGGCCGGGACGTACCACGCGGTCTACGAGGTCGCGGACGCCAACGGGCAGAAGGACTCGGCGCAGGTCACGATCAACGTGCTCGACGCGCCGGAGAACTCCGCGCCGCAGCTTCCCGACATCGAGGCACGGGTGCTGGGCAACGGCGTCGTGCGCATCCCGCTGCCGCTCGACGGCACCGACCCCGACGGCGACCACGTCACGCTGAGCGCCATCTCGGCCGCGCCGTCGAAGGGCACGGCGACGATCGTCGACGGGTTCATCGACTACCAGGCGGCCGAAGGGAGCAGCGGGCTGGACACGTTCACCTACCAGGTCACGGACACCCGCGGCGCACCGGCCGAGGGCGTCGTGCGGGTCGGCATCGCGCCGCCCCCGGCGTCGAACCAGGAACCGCAGGCGATCGACGACGTGACGACGGTGCGGCCCGGCCGCACGGTGGCCGTCGCGGCCCTGGAGAACGACTCGGACCCGGACGGCGACCAGATCTCGCTGGTCGCGAAGGGTTTTGAGGGCACGGGCGACCTGAAGCCCAAGGCGGTGGAGGACGACGTCGTGGTCACCGCGCCGGACGACGAGGGCGCCTACTCCTTCTACTACGCCATCCAGGACACGTTCAAGGCGGAGGCCAGCGGCGCCGTCACGGTGAACGTGGACCGGAACGCGCCGCTGCTGCGGCCGATCGCCCACGACGACGTCGTGACGGTCGACGACGTGGAGGGCTCCACCAGCGTCACGGTCGACGTGCTGGCCAACGACGTGGACCCGGACGGCGTGGCCGCCGACCTCGCCGTGTCCGTGGACCCGGACCTGACGGGCGTGACCGTCACCGAGTCGAACGGCATCCGGGTCGAGCTGACCCAGGACGCCCAGGTGATCACCTACACGGTCACCGACATGGACGGCCTGGAGGCCAAGGCGTTCGTCCGCGTGCCGGGCGACCAGGCGCGGCCACACGTCAAGCCCGGCCTGGAGCCGCTGAAGGCGACCAGCGGCGAGCCGCTGACGATCGACCTGGCCGAGTACGTGGTGGTGCGCGACGGCCGCGAGCCGCGGATCACCGAGGAGAAGACCGTCAAGGCGCTGGAGGGCTCGGCCGACGTCGCCGACCACGACACCATCGTCTACACCTCGGAGCTGGACTACGCCGGCGCGGCGTCGGTCAGCTTCGAGGTGACCGACGGCGACGGGCCGGACGACGCCGACGGCCTGTCGGCGGTGCTGACGCTGCCGATCGACGTGACGCCGTCGACGAACATGCCGCCCAAGGTCACGGGCCGGCCCGTGCTCAAGGTCGCGGCGGCCGAGGAGGCCGACGTCGACCTGTCGCGGTACGTCACCGACCCCGACAAGGACCCGCTGACCTTCGACGTCAAGGGCGCCGAGGGCGTCACCACCACGGTGTCGGGCGCGGTCGTGACCGGCGAGGTCGACGCGTCGGTGCCCAAGGGCACCTTCCGCGAGCTGCCGATGACGGTCTCGGACGGCAAGAACCCGGCGGTGAAGACCGTGCTGACCGTCGAGGTGGTGCCGTCGACCCGGCAGCTCGCCAAGACGGCGCAGGACGTGGTGCTGGACGCCCACCAGGGCGAGGCGACGACCATCCCGGTCCTCGCCAACGACACCAACCCGTTCCCCGACAAGCCGCTCAAGGTGGTCGGCGCCCAGCGCGAGACGGGCCAGGGCGACGTCTCGTTCAACGAGTCCGAGGTAGTCGTGACCCCGGGCGCGGACTTCACCGGCGTCATGACGGTGCGCTACCGCGTGCAGGACGCGACCGGGGACCCCGACCGCGAGGTCGACGGCACCGCGAAGCTGACCGTGCTGGGCAAGCCCGAGGCGCCCCGCGCTCCCCGGGTCGAGGAGGTGCGCTCGGAGACCGTGGTGCTGAGCTGGGACCAGCCCAACAACAACGGCTCCGACGTCACCGGCTACACGCTGCGGACACAGAACGGTCAGGAGCACGCGTGCAAGACGACCACCTGCACGTTCGACGGGCTCAAGAACAACGTGAAGTACACGTTCACCGTCACAGCCACGAACGAGGTCGGCGAGTCCGCGCCGTCCCCCGCGTCACGTGCGGTCCGTCCGGACGCGAAGCCGGACCAGCCCGCGCCGCCGACGCTCAAGTTCGGCGACAAGAAGCTGACCGTGTCCTGGAAGAACAAGTCCTACTCGGACCGGTCCCCGATCGAGTGCGTCAACCTGGAAATCAGCCCCGCCCCCAGCGGGGTGACGCAGAAGACCTGCCAGCCGGGCACCAGCACCACGTGGAGCGGCCTGGAGAACGGCACGGCGTACACGGTGCGCGTGCAGGCCAAGAACAAGGCCCCGGACCCGTCCGACTGGTCCGCGCCGTCGGCACCGGAGACGCCGGCCGCTCCCCCGGCCGCACCCGCGGTGCCGACCGCGACCCGGGTGGACACCGCCGTGGGCGGGCAGATCACCGTGAGGTGGACGGCGCCGGCCAACAACGGTGACGCCATCGACAAGTACTGGTTGGGCGTCTACACGGGTGGCGAGCTGGTCAAGGCGATCGACACGATCCGGACGACGGAGGTCGTGCAGGAGCTGTCGACCGACTCGACGTACACGTTCCGGGTCCGGGCGATCAACAAGGCCGGCAAGGGCGACGCGAGCCCCTTCTCGAACGCGGTGGTGCCCTTCGGCGTCCCCGACGTCCCGGGCAAGCCGACCGCGAAGCTCGGCTCCACCACGAGCGGCCAGGCGAACGTGAGCTGGAACCGTGTCACGGAGTTCCGCGGCGCGGGGGCCCACTACGAGGTCACGGCCAACGGGGAGCCCAACCCCCCGAGCGCGGGCAACAACGCCACGTACGTGTACAAGGGCCTGAACAACGGCACGTCGTACACGTTCCAGGTGCGGGCGTGCAACGCCGACGCCTGCTCGAGCTGGTCGTCCGCGTCGAACGCGGTGACCCCGTACGGGCCGCCGCCGGTCCCGAAGATCACCGCGACCGGCGAGGGCGGCAAGGTGACGTTCACCTGGGACGCGCGGACGGAGAACGGCCGCCCCACCACCGCCCGGGTGACGGGTTCGATCACCAGCACGTCCAAGAGCGGCACCCAGTCGGCCACGGCCGGCGCCGGGCAGTCCCGGCAGGCGTGCGTCGAGGTGACCGACTCCACGGGCAAGAAGGCCAGCGCCTGCGACTCGGCGGCGGCCCTGACGCCCAAGGCCTGGGTGACCGTGGGCGGCGGGAGCGGCGACTGCTCGAGCTGCCGCAACTGGGTGCTGAACTGGTCGGGCTTCGACTCGGGCAACCACGAGGCGGCCTGCTGGGCGGGCAACACGCAGAAGTACGACCAGGACAGCCCGACCTACTGGCACGACATCCACCCGCCGCACGCCAACACCTGGAGCGGCAGCACGAAGTACGCGATGAACGGGTCCAGCGGGTCCCGGACGCTCTCGTGCTTCATGAGCTCCAAGTACAACGGGGCGGACGTCGCGTTCATGGTCGACGGCGAGCGGTACCAGGTCTCGACCTGGAACAGCTGA